In the Candidatus Omnitrophota bacterium genome, one interval contains:
- a CDS encoding 4Fe-4S dicluster-binding protein, whose protein sequence is MAKTEKVKLPGWKEVVIGGINPDAGSAAKYNSGTWRTFKPVWSEERCIQCNLCWINCPDSSIMIKDGKVCGMDLVHCKGCGICAAVCPVKPKKAIEMVKEEK, encoded by the coding sequence ATGGCTAAAACTGAAAAAGTTAAATTACCCGGTTGGAAAGAAGTGGTCATAGGCGGAATAAATCCGGACGCCGGCAGCGCCGCCAAATACAACAGCGGCACATGGCGCACGTTCAAGCCGGTCTGGTCGGAAGAAAGATGCATCCAGTGCAACCTGTGCTGGATAAATTGCCCGGATTCATCGATCATGATAAAGGATGGCAAGGTCTGCGGGATGGACCTGGTACACTGCAAGGGCTGCGGGATCTGCGCCGCGGTCTGCCCGGTGAAACCGAAGAAAGCCATAGAAATGGTCAAGGAAGAAAAATGA
- a CDS encoding 2-oxoacid:acceptor oxidoreductase family protein gives MKGITEVVWHGRGGQGAVTAAKLLGEAALREGKNLQAFPEFGAERTGAPVRSFTRLSDKPITIHCSITAADCIVVLDPTLIDVVDITEGMKDDTSIVINTVFSPKEIRSKLGIKGGKIFTVDATTISVAKLGRNIPNMPMVGALLKATGLIKLDSLTDTFKESFAAKFTPEIIKGNLEAIEQAYKEVKAE, from the coding sequence CGGCAAAGCTGCTGGGTGAGGCGGCCCTCCGCGAGGGGAAGAATCTCCAGGCGTTCCCGGAGTTCGGCGCTGAACGTACCGGCGCGCCTGTAAGGAGTTTCACGAGGTTAAGCGACAAGCCTATCACGATCCACTGCTCGATAACGGCGGCGGATTGCATCGTGGTGCTCGATCCGACGCTCATAGATGTCGTCGACATTACCGAGGGAATGAAGGACGATACGTCGATAGTCATCAACACCGTCTTCTCGCCGAAAGAGATACGTTCCAAACTCGGCATTAAAGGCGGAAAGATATTCACGGTAGACGCGACGACGATATCGGTCGCGAAACTCGGACGGAACATCCCGAACATGCCGATGGTTGGCGCGTTATTGAAGGCGACGGGCCTTATTAAGCTCGATAGCCTGACCGATACGTTCAAGGAAAGTTTCGCGGCAAAGTTCACGCCTGAGATCATCAAGGGCAACCTTGAGGCGATCGAGCAGGCGTATAAAGAGGTAAAGGCGGAATAA
- a CDS encoding transketolase C-terminal domain-containing protein gives MSKKLLALTGNDAAAYAMKQINPDVVAAYPITPQTSLMEKFAQFVADGELDTEIVLVESEHSAMSACVGASSAGARVMTATSSQGLALMWEIVYIASSYRLPIVMPLVNRALSGPINIHCDHSDAMGIRDSGWIQLWAENAQEVYDNLLQAIRIAENSDILLPVVVNYDGFIISHAIENMYLYDDAEVKKFVGEYKPKYTLLDPKKPTTFGGFDLPDYYFEHRRQMADAMTRSAKVIADVAKEFSKICGREYKFIEGYKLEDAEVAIVALGSTVGTARAVVDELREKGVKAGLLKIRMFRPFPENEIEDALKHLKAIAVLDRADSLNAVGGPLFDEIRAALYNKSTIPVVNYVYGLGGRDMGLVEINKVYSDLAETAKTGKAKDLVTYLGVRE, from the coding sequence ATGAGCAAAAAACTATTAGCTTTGACAGGTAATGACGCGGCAGCGTACGCGATGAAACAGATAAATCCCGACGTAGTCGCGGCATATCCGATCACGCCGCAGACGTCGCTGATGGAAAAGTTCGCGCAGTTCGTGGCCGACGGCGAGTTAGATACCGAAATAGTATTGGTAGAGTCCGAGCATTCCGCGATGTCGGCATGCGTTGGCGCATCGAGCGCGGGAGCGCGCGTCATGACGGCTACATCATCGCAGGGCCTGGCGCTTATGTGGGAGATAGTCTATATCGCCTCGAGCTACCGCCTGCCGATAGTGATGCCGCTGGTTAACAGGGCGCTTTCAGGCCCCATTAATATCCATTGCGACCATTCCGACGCGATGGGCATACGCGATTCCGGCTGGATACAGCTCTGGGCCGAGAACGCGCAGGAAGTTTATGATAACCTTTTGCAGGCGATAAGGATAGCCGAGAATTCCGACATCCTCCTGCCTGTAGTAGTAAATTACGACGGCTTCATCATCAGCCACGCGATAGAGAACATGTATCTATATGACGACGCAGAGGTCAAGAAATTCGTCGGCGAGTACAAGCCGAAATACACGCTGCTTGACCCGAAGAAGCCGACGACATTCGGAGGTTTCGACCTTCCGGATTATTATTTTGAGCACAGGCGCCAGATGGCCGACGCGATGACAAGATCGGCTAAGGTCATAGCCGATGTCGCGAAAGAATTCTCGAAGATATGCGGCCGCGAGTATAAATTCATCGAGGGATACAAGCTCGAGGACGCTGAAGTCGCGATAGTCGCGCTCGGTTCGACCGTCGGCACGGCGCGCGCCGTCGTCGACGAGCTCCGCGAGAAAGGCGTCAAGGCGGGCCTGTTGAAGATCCGCATGTTCAGGCCGTTCCCGGAGAACGAGATAGAGGATGCCTTAAAACACCTTAAGGCGATCGCGGTCCTCGACCGCGCGGATTCGCTCAACGCGGTGGGCGGGCCCCTCTTCGATGAGATAAGGGCCGCGCTTTACAATAAGTCTACAATACCGGTCGTCAATTACGTTTATGGCCTCGGCGGGCGCGACATGGGCCTCGTCGAGATAAATAAGGTATATTCGGACCTGGCTGAAACAGCCAAGACCGGCAAGGCCAAAGACCTTGTGACATACCTGGGAGTAAGGG